CACTTCCAGCTTGCCGAGGACGAAGTTGACGTACTTCACGAACTCGGGCTGGCCCAGGCCGTAGTTCACCAGGCAGGTGGCCAGGGGGCCGACCTCGGTGGCTTTGCCGTCGTAGCGGGGAGCCTTCATCCAGGAGTACTTGGTCTTGTCGTCCAGGGAGGTGTACATGGGATCGGTGACGCCGGCGTAGGGATGTTTCGGGGAATCATCCTTGTACCAGGAGTGCTTCACGTGCTCTTCGATCTTGGTCGGGTCGAAGGCCTGAACGTTCTTGATGTCACGGTTGAAGATGACACCGGGCTTGATGTAGCGGGAGTTCAGGTCGGCTTCGCCGCCCGGGGCGGGGTATTCGCCGAAGCTCATGAAGTTGGTGGTGCCGCCGATGGAGGCCCAATCCTTGTAGTAGCTGGCAACGGCGATCAGGTCCGGGATGTAGCAATCAAGGATGAAGTCCTTGATTTCGGCATACAGACCCAGGAAGTCGTTGATGTATTTGTCGGTGAGGCCTTCGTAGCAGGTCACGCCGCCCATGACGGTGAACTGGGTGTGCGGGTTTTTCGCACCCCAGACGGCCATGGCGCGGGCGGCTTTGACCTGCAGGTGCAGGGCATTCAGGTAGTGGTTGGTGGCCAACAGGTTCACTTCGGGCGGCAGGACGTAAGCCGGATGGCCGCCGAGGAAGTAAGCGTTGGTGAAGATGCCGAGACGACCGGAGTCGACGATGCCCTTGACGGTGTCCTTGGTCTTCTGAAGCTCTTCCTTGGTGGAAACGATCTTCGGATCCTGGCGGACGGTCTTGGCGACGGCCTGGGCGATTTCAGCGGTCTTGCTGACATCGGCGGACAGGCAGGCGGAGACATCGACGAAGTCCAGAGCGTGCAGGTGATAGAAGTGCACGATATGGTCATGCATGAACTGCGCGGCCATCACCAAGTTACGGATGATGGTGGCGTTGTGGGGCAGTTCCTTGTCAACGCCGACGGCATTGTCGACGCAGCGAATGGAAGCGAGCGCGTGCACGTAGGTGCAGACGCCGCAGGAACGCTGGGTGAAGTGCTGGGCATCGCGGGGATCACGGCCTTTCAGGATGATCTCCAGACCGCGGAACAGCTGGGAGCTGCTGCGGACGTCAACGATTTTGCCATCTTCGACCACAGCTTCAATGCGCAGGTGACCTTCGATCCTGGTGACCGGATCAACTACGACGTCGTGTTTCCCGTGCGCCATCGGGGCGGCTTTAGGGGAGCAACCGGACATATTGTATCCTCCTTGAGAATTCTGATTCTGTCTGCGTTAGTTGTACGAAACCTGTAGCGACCGCCTGCTAGAGGCTGGTGAGGTCGGCGTACATGTAGGTTTCGCCATCCCAATCAGCACCATCCCAGAAATCGGGCTGCGAGCAGCCGATGCAGGGATGACCGGCCTGAACGGGCCAGTTGTACTGGTTGAACTTGACA
The uncultured Pseudodesulfovibrio sp. genome window above contains:
- a CDS encoding nickel-dependent hydrogenase large subunit → MSGCSPKAAPMAHGKHDVVVDPVTRIEGHLRIEAVVEDGKIVDVRSSSQLFRGLEIILKGRDPRDAQHFTQRSCGVCTYVHALASIRCVDNAVGVDKELPHNATIIRNLVMAAQFMHDHIVHFYHLHALDFVDVSACLSADVSKTAEIAQAVAKTVRQDPKIVSTKEELQKTKDTVKGIVDSGRLGIFTNAYFLGGHPAYVLPPEVNLLATNHYLNALHLQVKAARAMAVWGAKNPHTQFTVMGGVTCYEGLTDKYINDFLGLYAEIKDFILDCYIPDLIAVASYYKDWASIGGTTNFMSFGEYPAPGGEADLNSRYIKPGVIFNRDIKNVQAFDPTKIEEHVKHSWYKDDSPKHPYAGVTDPMYTSLDDKTKYSWMKAPRYDGKATEVGPLATCLVNYGLGQPEFVKYVNFVLGKLEVGPEALFSTLGRTGARGIECLITCLKTEEMVNDLKENIAKGDLDICKDWDMPAEAQGVGFVNAPRGGLSHWMSIKGGKIDNFQLVVPSTWNLGPRCDNNVPGPTEEALLDNTPIADPERPVEILRTVHSYDPCIACGVHVIDNKTGNVKKFRVL